The proteins below come from a single Geobacillus thermoleovorans genomic window:
- a CDS encoding DUF2294 domain-containing protein encodes MNKSKGWMESEISKALTKWEKDFLGRGSVSVKTDILRDMIIVSLHGILTPAEYALCESKEGMLAVKRSRTSLVESGVDDLKKMILEITGEKVKSFHTDLSTRTGERIIVFKLFNDLEKQLTK; translated from the coding sequence ATGAACAAGTCAAAAGGTTGGATGGAATCGGAAATCAGCAAAGCGTTGACGAAATGGGAAAAAGATTTTCTCGGCCGCGGCTCGGTGTCGGTGAAAACCGATATTTTGCGTGATATGATTATCGTTTCCCTGCATGGCATCTTGACACCTGCTGAGTACGCTCTTTGTGAATCGAAGGAAGGGATGCTGGCGGTGAAACGGTCGCGGACGAGTTTGGTGGAATCGGGCGTCGATGATTTGAAGAAGATGATTTTGGAAATCACGGGTGAAAAAGTAAAAAGCTTTCATACCGATTTAAGCACCCGAACGGGTGAGCGGATTATTGTCTTTAAGCTGTTCAACGATTTGGAGAAACAGTTGACAAAATAA
- a CDS encoding protein adenylyltransferase SelO encodes MLDAGWKFDNSYARLPERFFSKVLPTPVRAPKLAVLNRSLAVKLGLNEEALRSEDGVAVFGGNQIPGGAEPLAQAYAGHQFGYFTMLGDGRAVLLGEHVTPSGERVDIQLKGSGRTPYSRGGDGRAALGPMLREYIVSEAMHALGIPTTRSLAVVTTGETIMRETELPGAVLTRVASSHLRVGTFQYAAQWGTIEELRALADYALWRHFPGFEEAENRYLFLLEQVIERQAELIAKWQLVGFVHGVMNTDNMTISGETIDYGPCAFMDTYSLETVFSSIDTEGRYAYGNQPYIGGWNLARFAESLLPLLDENEEKAIALAQGALDEYPKRYHHHWLSGMRAKLGLAEEQEGDQELIADLLRLMEAHRADYTNTFRALTLGEYTGMALFDSAEFREWQERWQTRLSQESVSREEAYERMRRHNPAVIPRNHRVEEALAAAVHDGDYSVMERFLEALSDPYAYSPEQEKYAELPPPSDRPYRTFCGT; translated from the coding sequence ATGTTGGACGCAGGATGGAAGTTCGACAACAGTTATGCAAGGCTGCCAGAGCGCTTTTTCAGCAAAGTCCTCCCCACGCCGGTGCGCGCGCCGAAGCTTGCGGTGCTCAATCGTTCGTTGGCAGTCAAGCTTGGGTTGAATGAGGAAGCGTTGCGAAGTGAAGATGGGGTGGCTGTGTTCGGTGGAAACCAAATTCCAGGCGGAGCTGAGCCGCTGGCGCAGGCGTATGCAGGGCATCAGTTCGGTTATTTTACGATGCTTGGCGACGGACGGGCGGTGTTGCTGGGCGAGCACGTCACCCCAAGCGGGGAGCGGGTGGACATCCAGCTGAAAGGCTCGGGCCGGACGCCGTATTCGCGCGGCGGCGATGGGCGGGCGGCGCTTGGGCCGATGCTGAGGGAGTACATTGTGAGCGAGGCGATGCACGCGCTTGGCATCCCGACAACGCGAAGTCTTGCGGTCGTCACAACGGGAGAGACCATTATGCGCGAAACGGAATTGCCTGGGGCGGTGTTGACCCGTGTCGCCTCGAGCCATCTGCGCGTCGGGACGTTTCAATACGCGGCGCAATGGGGGACGATAGAGGAGTTGCGCGCTCTGGCCGATTATGCGCTCTGGCGCCATTTTCCTGGCTTTGAGGAAGCTGAGAACCGCTATTTGTTTTTGCTTGAACAAGTGATCGAACGCCAAGCGGAACTGATCGCGAAATGGCAGCTTGTCGGCTTTGTCCACGGGGTGATGAACACGGACAATATGACGATCAGCGGGGAAACGATCGACTATGGGCCGTGCGCGTTTATGGACACATACAGCCTGGAGACGGTGTTCAGTTCGATTGATACGGAAGGGCGGTATGCGTACGGAAACCAGCCGTACATCGGGGGCTGGAATTTGGCAAGGTTTGCGGAAAGCTTGTTGCCGTTGCTTGATGAGAATGAAGAAAAAGCGATCGCGCTTGCCCAAGGGGCGCTTGATGAGTATCCGAAGCGGTATCACCACCATTGGCTTAGCGGGATGCGGGCGAAGCTCGGCCTTGCCGAGGAGCAGGAAGGGGATCAGGAGCTCATTGCGGATTTATTGCGGCTGATGGAGGCGCATCGCGCTGATTACACGAACACGTTCCGTGCGTTGACGTTAGGCGAGTATACGGGAATGGCGCTGTTTGATTCCGCTGAGTTCCGGGAGTGGCAGGAGCGCTGGCAGACAAGGCTCAGCCAAGAATCGGTGTCAAGGGAAGAAGCGTATGAGCGGATGCGCCGCCATAATCCAGCTGTGATCCCGCGCAACCACCGGGTTGAAGAGGCGTTGGCCGCCGCGGTCCATGACGGCGACTACAGCGTGATGGAGCGTTTCCTTGAAGCGCTGTCTGACCCGTACGCCTACTCGCCGGAACAAGAGAAATACGCGGAACTGCCTCCGCCGTCCGACCGCCCGTACCGGACGTTTTGCGGGACGTAA
- a CDS encoding ABC-ATPase domain-containing protein has translation METLRQRLRSIDQKGYKAYKAIEGTYRFPTFTLAIDHVQGDPFAEPSKVRVIVPRAKTALAAEWTDTKPRRTRCEDLLLRRVHRELRQWPLRARGSGKSGLVLIDAPGQKVLERTAVQVADETITVCLSVGLPANGRRILAKEAEAIFFEQIPSVIERAVYGLREEDIRPAVELADQQHAIRRYLREHGLVAFVKNGAILPRESGVSDKPLQCEAVPFQSPPELEIAIPIPHCTEPVKGMGIRKGITLIVGGGYHGKSTLLQALEHGVYDHIAGDGREFVITDSGAVKIRAEDGRSVASVDISPLIGALPYGKETTQFSTENASGSTSQAASMIEMIEAGASAFLIDEDTSATNLLIRDGRMQALVAKEAEPITPYIDKARQLFRDYGISTVLVVGGLGDYLDIADCVIKMEQYVPFDVTGEAKRIAAEMPSGRKAEGGESFGRIRERIPLPESLNSQKGKKAKAVARGRHVIQYGQIDLLLYALEQLVDDSQTRAIAAALLYMERKGWLDGKKTIRQLLDAIEEQWDRQGLGSVSFRKGNPGELARPRRFELAAALNRLRSLRCIQQ, from the coding sequence ATGGAAACACTGAGACAACGGCTGCGGTCGATCGACCAAAAAGGCTATAAGGCATATAAAGCGATCGAAGGTACGTATCGGTTCCCAACGTTTACGCTTGCAATTGACCATGTGCAAGGCGATCCGTTTGCCGAACCGTCCAAGGTGCGGGTGATCGTGCCGCGGGCGAAAACGGCGCTGGCAGCGGAGTGGACCGATACGAAACCGCGCCGCACTCGCTGTGAGGATTTGCTTTTGCGCCGCGTCCACCGCGAATTGCGGCAATGGCCGCTGCGGGCGCGCGGGTCGGGAAAAAGTGGACTCGTCTTGATTGATGCGCCGGGGCAAAAAGTGCTCGAGCGGACGGCGGTGCAAGTGGCTGACGAGACGATTACGGTTTGTTTATCGGTCGGTTTGCCGGCGAATGGACGGCGCATTTTGGCGAAAGAAGCCGAGGCCATCTTTTTCGAGCAAATTCCATCCGTCATTGAGCGAGCGGTGTACGGCCTTCGGGAAGAAGACATCCGCCCGGCGGTGGAGCTGGCCGATCAGCAGCACGCCATTCGCCGTTATTTGCGCGAGCATGGTTTGGTGGCGTTTGTCAAAAACGGCGCGATTTTGCCGCGGGAGAGCGGAGTGAGCGACAAGCCGCTGCAATGCGAGGCCGTACCGTTTCAAAGCCCGCCAGAGCTGGAGATCGCGATCCCGATCCCGCACTGCACCGAGCCGGTGAAAGGCATGGGCATCCGAAAAGGCATTACGCTTATTGTCGGCGGCGGGTATCACGGCAAATCGACGCTGCTTCAGGCGTTAGAGCACGGCGTGTATGACCATATCGCCGGCGACGGGCGGGAGTTTGTCATCACCGACAGCGGGGCGGTGAAAATTCGCGCCGAAGACGGCCGGAGCGTCGCCAGTGTTGACATTTCGCCGCTCATTGGCGCGTTGCCGTACGGCAAAGAGACAACGCAGTTTTCGACGGAAAACGCGAGCGGCAGCACCTCACAGGCCGCGAGCATGATCGAAATGATTGAAGCGGGGGCATCGGCGTTTTTGATTGACGAAGATACAAGCGCAACGAACTTGCTCATCCGCGATGGACGCATGCAGGCGCTCGTGGCGAAAGAAGCCGAACCAATCACGCCGTATATCGACAAGGCGCGTCAACTATTTCGCGATTACGGCATTTCGACGGTTCTTGTCGTCGGCGGGTTGGGGGATTACTTGGATATCGCTGATTGCGTGATCAAAATGGAGCAGTACGTCCCGTTTGATGTGACCGGGGAGGCGAAGCGGATCGCTGCAGAGATGCCGTCGGGACGGAAAGCGGAAGGCGGAGAGTCGTTCGGCCGCATTCGCGAGCGCATTCCCCTGCCCGAAAGTTTGAACAGCCAAAAAGGAAAAAAAGCAAAAGCCGTCGCGCGCGGACGGCACGTTATTCAGTACGGGCAAATCGATCTATTGCTTTATGCGCTTGAGCAGCTGGTCGATGACAGCCAGACTCGGGCGATTGCCGCGGCGCTGCTGTATATGGAACGAAAAGGATGGCTCGACGGGAAGAAAACCATCCGCCAACTACTTGATGCGATCGAAGAACAATGGGACCGTCAAGGGCTAGGCTCAGTTTCGTTCCGAAAAGGGAATCCGGGTGAACTTGCTCGCCCGCGCCGCTTCGAGCTGGCGGCGGCGCTGAACCGGCTGCGGTCGCTCCGGTGTATCCAGCAGTAG